One stretch of Podospora pseudoanserina strain CBS 124.78 chromosome 4, whole genome shotgun sequence DNA includes these proteins:
- a CDS encoding hypothetical protein (EggNog:ENOG503NYY5; COG:P), with protein sequence MGKLSQILFLTASAGRVFASCAYGTHLMPRAEEGEAVPVATFGYTGITGPHNWAALDSPANNVCATGTTQSPIDMVDSVFELIDASALSIEVNDMPEGADFENLGSTVEVITQGGTLSFDNKTFELQQFHFHLPSEHLDNGTSQAMEMHMVWQSAEGEIAVVGAYINIATGAVASASVKRGLNTRSRLFQRQAEANETAPVAGTDAPTVLLETIFSVVDQISTPGTKVKTPPLVMSEVVDLLKAGQFQAYSGSLTTPPCSEGVNWRVSTSKLSISPSSFIKARDVIGFNSRFPQNTPGQPNILMISALGAAAAAVSAVGAGAA encoded by the exons ATGGGCAAGCTTTCTCAAATCCTCTTCCTTACGGCCTCGGCGGGGCGGGTCTTCGCCTCTTGCGCCTATGGAACACACCTGATGCCCagagcggaggagggtgaagctGTTCCAGTGGCTACCTTTGGGTATACTGGCATCACC GGCCCTCACAACTGGGCTGCCCTTGACAGCCCCGCGAACAATGTCTGCGCCACGGGCACCACCCAATCGCCTATCGACATGGTGGACAGCGTCTTTGAGTTGATCGATGCCTCAGCCCTCTCAATAGAAGTCAACGACATGCCAGAGGGTGCCGACTTTGAGAACCTCGGGTCTACAGTCGAGGTCATCACCCAGGGTGGCACACTCTCTTTCGACAACAAGACCTTTGAGCTGCAGCAATTCCACTTCCATCTTCCCAGCGAGCATCTGGACAACGGCACCAGTCAAGCCa TGGAAATGCACATGGTCTGGCAATCCGCCGAGGGAGAGATCGCCGTCGTTGGCGCCTACATCAACATCGCTACCGGGGCGgtcgcctcggcctcggtcaAGCGGGGCCTCAACACCCGCAGCCGCCTCTTCCAGAGACAAGCCGAAGCCAACGAGACTGCCCCCGTCGCCGGCACCGATGCCCCTACCGTCCTCCTCGAGACCATCTTCAGCGTCGTCGACCAGATCTCCACCCCCGGCACCAAGGTCAAGACTCCCCCTCTCGTCATGTCCGAGGTGGTTGACCTCCTCAAGGCCGGCCAGTTCCAGGCTTACAGCGgatccctcaccacccctccgTGCAGCGAGGGCGTCAACTGGAGGGTGTCCACCTCCAAGCTGAGCatctcgccttcctccttcatcaaggCTCGGGACGTCATCGGGTTCAACTCGCGCTTCCCTCAGAACACGCCCGGCCAGCCGAACATCCTCATGATCTCTGCTTTGggggccgccgccgccgcggtcTCGGCTGTCGGTGCGGGTGCTGCTTAA